From a region of the Mycobacterium intracellulare ATCC 13950 genome:
- a CDS encoding TetR/AcrR family transcriptional regulator yields the protein MAVDRQRSNSAVQKILTGTMKALNRKGTQKLSVSDICAASQVARGTFYRYFDSKDDVLRHLGRHFEEGAAEAFAKAIAATPDPSSRVKVVMDTLTGYNAAGADLTRMFDVAPEFTLSLIRDIFPNLIDLVVEALGPATHESPLVMSGALTERQLADLFLRSVISTLLLPGSQQDEVPAVVTALFAASPNSTEARPAAATST from the coding sequence ATGGCTGTTGACCGCCAGCGATCCAATAGTGCTGTGCAGAAGATTCTGACAGGCACTATGAAGGCGCTTAACCGAAAGGGCACCCAGAAGCTCTCGGTGAGTGACATTTGCGCGGCGTCACAGGTAGCGCGTGGCACTTTCTATCGTTATTTCGACAGCAAAGACGACGTTTTGAGGCACCTGGGACGCCACTTCGAGGAGGGCGCCGCAGAGGCGTTCGCAAAAGCTATCGCGGCTACTCCCGATCCTTCATCGCGGGTCAAAGTCGTTATGGATACTCTGACCGGCTATAACGCCGCCGGAGCGGATCTGACTCGGATGTTTGACGTAGCACCAGAGTTCACGTTGTCGTTAATCCGTGACATATTCCCGAACTTGATTGACTTGGTCGTCGAAGCGCTTGGTCCGGCCACCCACGAGTCACCGCTGGTGATGAGTGGAGCATTGACGGAACGCCAACTTGCAGATCTCTTTCTGCGCAGTGTGATATCGACTTTGCTCCTGCCCGGAAGCCAGCAGGATGAGGTTCCCGCGGTCGTGACGGCGCTGTTCGCCGCGAGCCCAAACAGCACTGAGGCAAGGCCGGCAGCGGCGACCTCTACCTGA
- the dmpG gene encoding 4-hydroxy-2-oxovalerate aldolase yields the protein MTSDIFFNPIWDVRMTDTSLRDGSHHKRHQFTTDEVGAIVAALDAAGVPVIEVTHGDGLGGSSFNYGFSKTPEQELIKLAADTAKEAKIAFLMLPGVGTKEDIKEAQNNGGEICRIATHCTEADVSIQHFGLARELGLETVGFLMMSHTITPEKLAAQARIMADAGCQCVYVVDSAGALVLEGVRDRVAALVAELGDDAQVGFHGHENLGLGVANSVEAVRAGAKQIDGSCRRFGAGAGNAPVEALIGVFDKIGVKTGIDFFDIADAAEEVVAPAMPAECLLDRNALIMGYSGVYSSFLKHAIRQSERYGVPAHQLLHRAGQRKLIGGQEDQLIDIALEIKREHHTVKAVTVDQTPQGA from the coding sequence ATGACTTCTGACATCTTCTTCAACCCGATCTGGGACGTCCGGATGACCGACACGTCGTTGCGGGACGGCTCCCACCACAAACGTCACCAGTTCACCACCGACGAGGTCGGCGCCATCGTGGCCGCCCTGGATGCCGCGGGGGTGCCCGTCATCGAGGTCACCCACGGCGACGGCCTGGGCGGCTCGAGCTTCAACTACGGGTTCTCCAAGACACCCGAGCAGGAGCTGATCAAGCTGGCCGCCGACACGGCCAAAGAAGCCAAGATCGCCTTTCTGATGCTGCCCGGTGTGGGCACCAAGGAGGACATCAAAGAGGCCCAGAACAACGGCGGGGAGATCTGCCGGATCGCCACGCACTGCACCGAGGCCGACGTGTCGATCCAGCACTTCGGGCTGGCCCGCGAACTCGGACTGGAAACCGTCGGGTTCCTGATGATGAGCCACACCATCACCCCCGAGAAGCTGGCCGCCCAGGCCCGCATCATGGCCGACGCGGGCTGCCAGTGCGTCTACGTGGTCGATTCGGCCGGGGCGCTGGTCCTCGAGGGCGTGCGTGACCGGGTCGCCGCGCTGGTCGCCGAGCTCGGCGACGACGCCCAGGTCGGCTTCCACGGCCACGAGAACCTCGGGCTCGGCGTCGCCAACAGCGTCGAGGCCGTCCGGGCGGGCGCCAAGCAGATCGACGGCTCCTGCCGCCGGTTCGGCGCCGGGGCCGGCAACGCGCCCGTCGAAGCCCTGATCGGGGTGTTCGACAAGATCGGCGTCAAGACCGGGATCGACTTCTTCGACATCGCCGACGCCGCCGAAGAGGTGGTCGCCCCCGCCATGCCCGCCGAGTGCCTGCTCGACCGCAACGCCCTGATCATGGGCTACTCCGGCGTGTATTCGAGCTTCCTCAAGCACGCCATCCGCCAGTCCGAGCGCTACGGTGTGCCGGCCCACCAGCTGCTGCACCGGGCGGGCCAGCGCAAACTCATCGGCGGCCAGGAAGACCAGCTCATCGACATCGCGCTGGAGATCAAACGCGAGCACCACACCGTCAAGGCCGTCACCGTTGACCAGACACCGCAGGGGGCCTAA
- a CDS encoding acetaldehyde dehydrogenase (acetylating) gives MPSKSSIAIVGSGNISTDLLYKLLRSDWLEPRWMVGIDPESEGLARARKLGLETTHEGVDWLLAQSEKPDLVFEATSAYVHRDAAPKYEAAGIRAIDLTPAAVGPAVIPPANLRAHLDAPNVNMITCGGQATIPIVYAVSRAVADLGGVPYAEIVASVASLSAGPGTRANIDEFTKTTSRGVETIGGAKRGKAIIILNPADPPMIMRDTIFCAIPEDADRDAIAKSIHDVVAEVATYVPGYRLLNEPQFDDPSIHSGGQALVTTFVEVDGAGDYLPPYAGNLDIMTAAATKVGEEIAKESLSATAGGAQS, from the coding sequence ATGCCGTCTAAGTCGTCCATCGCCATTGTCGGGTCGGGGAACATCAGCACTGACCTGCTTTACAAACTGCTGCGTTCGGACTGGCTGGAACCGCGCTGGATGGTCGGCATTGACCCGGAGAGCGAGGGTTTGGCCCGGGCCCGCAAGCTGGGTCTGGAGACCACCCACGAGGGTGTGGACTGGCTGTTGGCCCAGTCCGAGAAGCCCGACCTGGTGTTCGAGGCGACCAGCGCCTACGTGCACCGCGACGCGGCCCCCAAGTACGAGGCCGCCGGCATCCGGGCCATCGACCTGACCCCGGCCGCGGTGGGCCCCGCGGTGATCCCGCCGGCCAACCTGCGCGCGCACCTGGACGCGCCGAACGTCAACATGATCACCTGCGGCGGGCAGGCCACCATCCCGATCGTCTACGCGGTGTCGCGCGCCGTCGCCGACCTCGGCGGCGTGCCGTACGCCGAGATCGTCGCCTCGGTCGCCTCGCTGTCGGCCGGCCCCGGCACCCGCGCCAACATCGACGAGTTCACCAAGACCACCAGCCGGGGTGTGGAGACCATCGGCGGCGCCAAGCGTGGCAAGGCGATCATCATCTTGAATCCGGCGGACCCGCCGATGATCATGCGCGACACCATCTTCTGCGCCATCCCGGAGGACGCCGACCGGGACGCGATCGCCAAGTCGATTCACGACGTGGTGGCCGAGGTGGCGACCTACGTGCCGGGTTACCGGCTGCTCAACGAGCCCCAGTTCGATGACCCGTCGATCCACTCCGGGGGCCAGGCACTGGTCACCACGTTCGTCGAAGTGGATGGTGCGGGCGACTATCTGCCGCCTTACGCTGGAAATCTCGACATCATGACCGCCGCGGCCACCAAAGTCGGCGAGGAGATCGCCAAGGAGTCCTTGAGCGCGACGGCCGGAGGAGCGCAATCATGA
- a CDS encoding indolepyruvate ferredoxin oxidoreductase family protein has product MQAIARLMVEQHERDARNGHHVATFVSGYQGSPLGGLDQLLASLPNLESEHHVYLVPGVNEELAATSVWGSQNDLPRGSRSYDGVIGVWYGKGPGLDRASDALRHGAMYGANPAGGALALVGDDPGAKSSSLPVASERSLAALSMPILFPRNAEEVIRFGMYGIALSRASGCWAAMKIVADVADGLWTLDRDFSDFDITVPTIEWDGRPWTYRQRICAAPPDSLLAEADLYGPRWAMVRAFNAANDLDRIEVDPAQAWLGIVAVGTAYDTVREALVDLGLTDPALTRSGIRILRIGMPYPLDPQIVSRLADGVERILVVEDKSAFVETQVKDILYGRRAAPEILGKKASNGSTLIPPDGELTTARLLVPLRAVLKERVALAPAPPPALDLTVLPSTRTAYFCSGCPHNRSTAVPDGSLAGGGIGCHTLVTMSSRTDSAVTALTQMGGEGAQWIGQAMFTDVRHIFQNIGDGTYFHSGQLAVQACVAAGVNITYKILYNSAVAMTGGQDVAAGLTVPELTHKLIADGVSKVIVCADEPERHKGAVFADGVLLWPRDRLDEAQRLLRDTQGVTALIYDQQCAAEARRKRKRGMLPPRRTRVVINESVCEGCGDCGVKSNCLSVQPVETELGRKTRIDQSTCNTDYSCLDGNCPSFVTVEMPATKGPSTEIERPIPPYAPDPEVAPISGVYNVFLAGIGGTGIVTVNQVLAMAALRTGFYAEGLDQTGLSQKAGPVTSHLRLSTEAVPSSNRISAGAADCILAFDLLTAVDSQNIRYSNPVRTVAVASTSRTPTGDMVYDAAVEHPSDDSLLSRLKVRTRSLVSFDALAAAERLFGNTTTANFLLVGAAYQLGALPVTAAAIEDAISINGVAVQMNQAAFRWGRVAVANPAEFRTATADPADDPTPQVPSHLFTTSTVTGAVRELLERRAADLVAYQDDHTAARLINLTQRAWDQEREITERTDLSEAITRNFFKLIAYKDEYEVARMLTDPVFLASVRSQVPGGENLTFKLHPPILKALGRKKKISMGPRTHVALRLLAKAKRLRGTPLDPFGYTEMRRLERRLITHYEATINDLLRSLTRDSYEWALAVASAPDLIRGYEEVKVRNLGAYLARLDELGIATDALPLT; this is encoded by the coding sequence GTGCAAGCAATCGCTCGATTGATGGTCGAACAGCACGAACGGGACGCCCGCAATGGCCACCACGTCGCCACCTTCGTCTCGGGGTATCAGGGCAGTCCGCTTGGCGGACTGGACCAGCTGTTAGCCAGCCTGCCCAACCTCGAATCCGAGCATCATGTCTACCTTGTGCCGGGAGTCAACGAAGAACTCGCCGCCACGTCGGTGTGGGGTAGCCAGAATGACCTGCCCCGTGGTAGCCGCAGCTACGACGGGGTGATCGGTGTCTGGTACGGCAAGGGCCCTGGGCTAGACCGCGCCAGCGACGCCCTGCGCCACGGAGCGATGTATGGGGCAAACCCCGCAGGCGGTGCGCTCGCCCTGGTCGGTGACGACCCCGGCGCGAAGTCCTCGAGCCTCCCGGTCGCCAGTGAGCGATCCCTGGCGGCCCTATCGATGCCGATCCTGTTCCCCCGCAATGCCGAAGAGGTCATCAGGTTCGGCATGTACGGCATCGCGTTGTCGCGCGCCTCGGGATGCTGGGCTGCCATGAAGATCGTCGCCGACGTCGCAGACGGACTCTGGACGCTGGACCGCGACTTCTCCGACTTCGACATCACCGTCCCCACCATTGAATGGGACGGCCGACCCTGGACCTACCGCCAACGCATCTGCGCCGCTCCGCCGGACAGCCTGCTCGCCGAGGCGGACCTATACGGCCCCCGCTGGGCGATGGTGCGAGCATTCAACGCCGCCAACGACCTCGACCGTATCGAGGTTGATCCCGCGCAGGCATGGCTGGGCATCGTCGCCGTCGGCACGGCCTACGACACGGTGCGCGAGGCACTCGTCGACCTAGGGTTGACCGACCCGGCCCTGACCCGATCAGGCATCCGCATCCTGCGCATCGGTATGCCCTATCCCCTTGACCCACAAATTGTCTCCCGCCTGGCCGACGGCGTCGAGCGGATATTGGTGGTCGAGGACAAATCGGCGTTCGTCGAGACGCAGGTCAAGGACATCCTCTACGGCCGCCGCGCGGCGCCCGAGATCCTGGGTAAGAAGGCGTCCAACGGGAGCACGCTGATACCCCCGGATGGCGAACTCACCACCGCACGCCTGCTCGTACCGCTTCGCGCGGTATTGAAGGAACGGGTGGCACTCGCGCCCGCCCCGCCGCCGGCGCTCGACCTGACGGTGCTGCCCTCCACCCGGACCGCCTACTTCTGCTCCGGTTGTCCACACAACCGCTCCACCGCGGTGCCGGACGGATCGCTGGCCGGCGGCGGAATCGGCTGTCACACGCTAGTCACAATGTCCTCGCGAACAGATTCTGCGGTCACTGCCCTCACCCAGATGGGAGGCGAGGGCGCGCAATGGATCGGCCAGGCGATGTTCACCGATGTCCGACACATTTTCCAAAACATCGGCGACGGAACCTATTTTCATTCTGGACAGCTTGCGGTGCAGGCATGTGTCGCCGCCGGTGTGAACATCACCTACAAGATCCTCTACAACAGCGCGGTCGCGATGACCGGAGGCCAGGACGTCGCGGCAGGACTGACGGTTCCCGAACTCACCCACAAACTCATCGCCGACGGTGTGTCAAAAGTGATCGTCTGCGCCGACGAGCCCGAGCGACACAAGGGTGCGGTGTTCGCGGACGGAGTGCTGCTGTGGCCCCGCGATCGCCTCGACGAGGCACAGCGTCTGTTGCGTGACACCCAAGGCGTCACGGCACTGATCTACGACCAGCAGTGCGCGGCAGAAGCCCGCCGCAAGCGTAAGCGCGGAATGCTGCCGCCCCGGCGCACTCGGGTGGTGATCAACGAGTCGGTCTGTGAAGGCTGCGGCGATTGCGGCGTCAAGAGCAACTGTCTGTCGGTTCAGCCGGTCGAAACTGAACTCGGCCGCAAGACCCGAATCGACCAGAGCACCTGCAACACCGACTACTCCTGCCTGGACGGCAACTGTCCGTCATTCGTGACCGTGGAAATGCCCGCGACAAAGGGCCCTTCCACTGAGATCGAGCGACCCATCCCGCCATACGCGCCCGACCCCGAGGTGGCACCGATCTCCGGTGTCTACAACGTCTTTCTGGCCGGCATCGGGGGAACGGGAATCGTGACCGTCAACCAGGTGCTGGCGATGGCCGCCCTGCGCACCGGCTTTTACGCCGAGGGCCTGGACCAGACGGGCCTCAGCCAGAAGGCTGGACCGGTCACCTCCCACCTACGGCTCAGTACCGAAGCCGTCCCCTCATCCAACCGAATCAGCGCCGGGGCGGCCGATTGCATACTGGCCTTCGACCTGCTCACGGCCGTCGATTCCCAGAACATCCGCTATAGCAACCCGGTTCGCACCGTCGCGGTCGCCTCGACCAGCAGGACGCCCACCGGCGACATGGTCTACGACGCCGCCGTCGAGCACCCGAGCGATGACTCGCTGCTGTCTCGGTTGAAGGTTCGGACTCGGTCGCTCGTGTCCTTTGACGCGCTGGCCGCCGCCGAACGCCTCTTCGGAAACACCACCACCGCGAACTTTCTCTTGGTCGGCGCCGCGTATCAACTCGGCGCGCTCCCGGTGACCGCCGCCGCGATCGAGGACGCGATTTCGATCAACGGGGTCGCCGTGCAGATGAATCAAGCGGCCTTCAGGTGGGGTCGGGTCGCCGTCGCCAACCCCGCGGAATTCCGGACCGCCACCGCAGACCCGGCCGACGACCCGACGCCTCAGGTGCCGAGCCATCTCTTCACGACGAGCACGGTCACGGGCGCCGTGCGTGAACTCTTGGAACGGCGGGCGGCGGACCTGGTCGCATACCAGGACGACCACACGGCTGCTCGGCTGATCAACCTGACACAACGTGCGTGGGATCAGGAGCGCGAAATCACCGAGCGCACCGACCTGTCTGAAGCCATAACCCGAAACTTCTTCAAGCTCATCGCATACAAGGACGAGTACGAGGTCGCCCGCATGCTCACCGACCCGGTGTTCCTCGCATCGGTGCGGTCACAGGTCCCCGGCGGGGAAAACCTGACCTTCAAGCTGCACCCACCGATATTGAAGGCACTCGGTCGCAAGAAGAAGATCAGCATGGGTCCGCGCACCCACGTAGCGCTTCGGCTCCTGGCGAAGGCTAAACGTCTCAGGGGAACGCCTCTGGACCCCTTCGGCTACACCGAGATGCGACGGCTCGAACGTCGGTTGATCACCCACTACGAAGCAACCATCAACGACCTCCTGCGGTCGCTCACACGCGACTCCTACGAATGGGCACTGGCCGTCGCCTCAGCCCCCGATCTCATTCGCGGCTACGAGGAAGTCAAGGTGCGTAACCTTGGCGCCTATCTGGCACGTCTCGACGAACTTGGGATCGCTACCGACGCGCTGCCGCTCACGTGA
- a CDS encoding Lrp/AsnC family transcriptional regulator translates to MFSIDRLDVDLLEMLARDARAGVLELASRLGISRNTVQSRLKRLEEGGLVAGYRPELDLARIGIATQAFIGLEVQQGRLGPIVEALIGIPQVLEIHATTGREDLLVRVATETQAGLQQLIEQVVGIPGVVHSTTTLALTTPLTFRAVPLLKDMTRNAGWGRSTPKD, encoded by the coding sequence ATGTTCAGCATTGATCGGCTCGACGTCGATCTGCTCGAGATGCTCGCGCGCGACGCGCGGGCCGGAGTCCTGGAACTGGCGTCCAGGCTGGGCATTTCGCGTAACACCGTGCAATCCCGGCTGAAGCGACTCGAAGAGGGCGGGCTGGTCGCCGGCTACCGCCCCGAACTCGACCTCGCACGGATCGGAATCGCCACGCAGGCCTTCATCGGACTCGAGGTGCAACAGGGCCGCCTCGGCCCAATCGTGGAAGCTCTCATCGGGATACCTCAGGTGCTGGAGATCCACGCGACCACAGGGCGCGAAGATCTTCTGGTCCGCGTCGCTACCGAGACACAGGCCGGACTCCAACAGTTGATCGAGCAGGTGGTCGGTATTCCGGGGGTGGTGCACTCGACGACGACGTTGGCGCTGACGACTCCGCTGACCTTTCGGGCCGTGCCGCTGCTCAAGGACATGACGCGCAACGCGGGTTGGGGACGGTCGACGCCGAAGGATTGA
- a CDS encoding aromatic ring-hydroxylating dioxygenase subunit alpha, producing MTDQSVVLDEVRRGMIPAHIYNDREIYELEKQHIFARAWIFVGHESEIAQPGDYVVRRILEDSFIITRDENGNVCAHFNMCLHRGMQVCRAEMGNASHFRCPYHGWSYRNDGRIVGLPFHQDAYGGEEGFARKGQRLLPAPNVAVYNGMIFLSLNAQAPPLEDYLGDFRFYLDFYTRQSSRGIELHGPQRWRIKANWKIGAENFAGDMYHTPQTHTSVVEIGLFREPNAQKRKEGALYWAGNGGGTTYKLPDGSLVDRLRYVGYPDQMIERMKQSWSPEQIALIGTDGFMFSAATLYPNLSFVHNWPKVADSDDVLPFITLRQWQPISEDETEVLSWFAVDADAPEEFKALSYKAYLMCFGSTGMFEQDDVENWVSLTNTAAGSMARRLLLNSRMGLLADDSEVAPPLPADRFSGPGIARQGYSEFNQRELLRRWANDLQAGSAETARPEPSDGVTVNGGPGTVTRV from the coding sequence ATGACCGACCAGTCCGTGGTCCTCGATGAGGTTCGCCGAGGCATGATCCCGGCCCACATCTATAACGACCGGGAGATCTATGAGTTGGAGAAGCAGCACATCTTCGCCCGGGCGTGGATTTTCGTCGGCCACGAATCGGAGATCGCACAGCCAGGAGACTATGTCGTGCGGCGGATTCTCGAGGACTCGTTCATCATCACCCGCGACGAAAACGGCAATGTCTGTGCGCATTTCAACATGTGTCTGCACCGCGGCATGCAGGTATGCCGGGCGGAGATGGGCAACGCCTCGCACTTCCGTTGTCCGTATCACGGATGGTCCTACCGCAATGACGGCAGGATCGTGGGATTACCCTTCCATCAGGATGCTTACGGCGGCGAGGAAGGATTTGCCCGCAAGGGACAACGGCTTCTGCCGGCTCCCAACGTTGCCGTCTACAACGGCATGATCTTTCTCAGCCTGAACGCCCAGGCGCCGCCACTGGAAGATTACCTGGGGGACTTCCGGTTCTACCTCGACTTCTACACGCGGCAGAGCTCGCGTGGCATTGAGCTGCACGGACCACAACGCTGGCGGATCAAGGCCAACTGGAAGATCGGCGCCGAGAACTTCGCCGGCGATATGTACCACACGCCCCAAACGCACACCTCGGTGGTCGAGATCGGGCTCTTTCGTGAGCCCAACGCGCAGAAGCGCAAAGAGGGCGCGCTGTACTGGGCCGGCAATGGCGGCGGAACCACCTACAAACTGCCTGACGGATCGTTGGTGGACCGGCTTCGGTACGTCGGCTATCCCGACCAGATGATCGAGCGGATGAAGCAGAGTTGGTCGCCGGAACAGATCGCCCTTATCGGTACCGACGGCTTCATGTTCAGTGCCGCAACGCTGTATCCCAACCTGTCATTCGTGCACAACTGGCCGAAGGTCGCCGACAGCGACGATGTGCTTCCGTTCATCACGCTGCGGCAGTGGCAGCCGATCAGCGAGGACGAGACCGAGGTGCTGTCATGGTTCGCCGTGGACGCCGACGCCCCGGAAGAGTTCAAGGCGCTGTCCTACAAGGCCTATCTCATGTGCTTCGGTAGTACCGGCATGTTCGAACAGGACGATGTCGAGAACTGGGTGTCGCTGACCAACACCGCGGCCGGCTCGATGGCGCGGCGATTACTGCTCAACAGCCGGATGGGTCTGCTCGCCGATGACTCGGAGGTAGCGCCTCCACTGCCTGCCGACCGATTCAGCGGACCGGGTATCGCCCGTCAAGGTTACAGCGAGTTCAATCAGCGAGAGCTCTTGCGGCGCTGGGCAAATGATCTACAAGCAGGTTCTGCTGAGACGGCACGCCCGGAACCATCCGACGGTGTGACGGTCAATGGCGGCCCCGGGACGGTGACGCGAGTATGA
- a CDS encoding 3-phenylpropionate/cinnamic acid dioxygenase subunit beta, whose protein sequence is MSTAPDTHSSRSRLGGSASRVTRTGKTLRFDDERHLVAHQWLVDESYLLDAQAYSQWLEVLSEDIHYLMPVRVTTALAAGYDTSPGMAHFDEDKYSLSRRVARFLTEHAWTEDPPSRLRHHLSNVRTFATDDPDHLIVESATLLFRSRGDVREGAFLSAGREDLLRLEGEQWRLARRIISVDESVIRMQNLAVFL, encoded by the coding sequence ATGAGCACCGCCCCCGACACCCATTCCAGCCGGTCCCGACTCGGAGGGTCGGCATCGCGCGTCACCCGGACAGGCAAGACACTGCGATTCGACGATGAGCGGCACCTGGTCGCCCACCAGTGGCTGGTGGACGAGTCCTATCTGCTGGACGCACAAGCGTATTCGCAGTGGCTCGAGGTTCTCTCTGAGGACATCCACTATCTGATGCCGGTCAGGGTCACGACGGCACTGGCCGCCGGCTACGACACTTCGCCTGGCATGGCACATTTCGATGAAGACAAGTACTCGTTGTCTCGCCGGGTAGCCCGCTTCCTCACCGAACACGCCTGGACCGAGGATCCGCCGTCCCGGCTGCGCCACCACCTGTCGAACGTGCGGACCTTCGCTACCGACGACCCGGACCACCTGATCGTCGAGTCCGCCACCCTCCTGTTCCGGAGTAGAGGCGACGTGCGGGAAGGTGCCTTTCTATCCGCGGGCCGGGAGGACCTGCTGCGGCTCGAGGGCGAGCAGTGGCGGCTGGCCCGTCGCATCATCTCGGTCGACGAATCCGTCATCCGGATGCAGAATCTGGCGGTGTTTCTGTGA
- the hcaB gene encoding 3-(cis-5,6-dihydroxycyclohexa-1,3-dien-1-yl)propanoate dehydrogenase, whose product MTGWLTGRRALVVGAGSGIGRAVVDAFLDEGARVAVLERDEEKCSALSAQHPDVPVVCGDASLRAANDAAVDAAVEAFGGLDVLVNCVGVFDFYRSIEEIDVDVLDEAFDEIFRVNVRSYLHSVKAALPALRESERPAIVLTESTSGYYAGRGGVLYVASKFAVRGLVTALSHDLAPQIRVNGVAPGATLGTDLRGLAVLGMADRSISKVPGRAEEMSARVPLQVALSAEDHAWSYVFLASHRARGITGDVIHPDGGMSVAAAPRKRS is encoded by the coding sequence GTGACCGGCTGGCTCACCGGTCGGCGGGCTCTTGTCGTGGGCGCCGGTTCGGGGATCGGCAGGGCGGTGGTCGACGCCTTCCTGGATGAGGGTGCGCGCGTGGCTGTTCTGGAACGCGATGAGGAGAAGTGCTCGGCGCTGAGCGCCCAGCATCCCGACGTCCCCGTGGTGTGTGGCGATGCGAGCTTGCGCGCCGCCAATGACGCGGCCGTCGACGCCGCTGTCGAGGCGTTCGGCGGTCTGGACGTGCTGGTCAACTGCGTTGGGGTGTTCGACTTTTACCGCAGCATTGAAGAAATCGACGTGGACGTGCTCGACGAGGCATTCGACGAGATCTTTCGCGTCAACGTCAGAAGCTACCTGCATTCGGTCAAGGCGGCGCTTCCCGCGCTGCGTGAATCCGAGCGGCCCGCCATCGTGCTGACCGAGTCCACGTCCGGGTACTACGCGGGGCGAGGTGGGGTGCTCTACGTGGCTTCCAAATTCGCCGTCCGCGGATTGGTCACCGCGCTATCTCATGACCTGGCGCCGCAGATCAGGGTCAACGGTGTTGCCCCCGGCGCCACCCTGGGTACCGACCTTCGCGGCCTGGCCGTTCTGGGCATGGCGGACCGCAGCATCTCGAAAGTGCCCGGTCGTGCCGAAGAGATGTCGGCGCGCGTTCCCCTGCAGGTCGCCTTGTCCGCTGAGGACCACGCGTGGAGTTACGTTTTCCTGGCATCGCATCGCGCCCGTGGCATCACCGGCGACGTGATCCACCCCGACGGAGGCATGAGCGTTGCCGCGGCCCCGAGGAAGCGCAGTTGA
- a CDS encoding ferredoxin, with protein MPRLHADYQSCQGYGNCVTGAADTFDVDDDGVVVLLRDTFAEPERSRIEDAVGSCPVNALSIEAD; from the coding sequence ATGCCCAGACTCCACGCTGACTACCAGTCGTGCCAGGGTTATGGCAACTGCGTAACCGGCGCTGCCGACACCTTCGATGTCGACGACGACGGCGTGGTGGTGCTGTTGCGCGACACCTTCGCAGAGCCTGAGCGCTCACGAATCGAGGACGCGGTTGGCAGTTGCCCCGTGAACGCCCTGAGCATCGAGGCCGACTGA